The region AGGACCCTGCAAATTCAGTAGCGTCACCAGGTGGTATCTGACACTGAATCAACCTCGCTGAGGTGATGCCGATGACGTTGACGGGCAGCATGCTGGCGATGCAATGGCCGGGGGCGGGGCGGGACCTGCAGGCGGTAAGCCTTCCGATTCCCGCCTGTGGCGCGCATGAGGTCCTGCTGCGGGTGCTGGCTTGCGGCATATGCCGCACGGATCTGCATATCGTCGATGCGGAGTTGGCGCCGCACCGCGTGCCGCTGATACCGGGGCATGAAATCGTCGGAGAACTGGTGCATGCCGGCAGCCATGTGAACCGCTTCAAGGTAGGCGAGCGACTGGGCGTGCCATGGTTGGGGGGCACATGCGGGCGTTGCCGTTATTGCCGCGCTTCGCGCGAGAATCTGTGTGACCGGCCTTTCTTTACTGGCTACGACCGCGATGGCGGCTACGCGCAGTATGCGCTTGCCGATGCGCGCTACTGTTTCGCGATCCCGCCGCGGTATGACGATGCGCATGCGGCGCCACTGCTGTGCGCCGGCCTGATTGGCTATCGCGCCTACCTGATGGCCGGTGATGGCAGGCGGCTCGGCTTGTATGGTTTCGGTGCCGCAGCCCATTTGCTGGCGCAGGTGGCGCTGGCGCAGGGACGCGAGGTCTATGCCTTTACACGGCCTGGCGACTCGCGCACGCAGCGTTTCGCACAATCGCTGGGCGTCACTTGGGCCGGTGACAGTGACGCCGCCGCACCTGTGCCGCTCGATGCCGCCATCATTTTTGCGCCGCTCGGTACGCTGGTGCCAACCGCGCTCGCTGCGTGCGTCAAAGGCGGTACGGTCGTCTGTGCCGGTATCCACATGTCGGCCATTCCCTCGTTTCCCTATGCGCTGTTATGGCAAGAGCGCTGTCTGCGCTCGGTGGCAAACCTCTGCCGTGCCGATGGAGAGGCTTTCCTTGCGCTGGCCGCCAGCTTGCCGCTGCAGACCACGGTAAGCACATTTCCCCTGCGGGAGGCAAACCGGGCCCTGGCGATGTTACGCGGCGGTGGCCTGGACGGCGCCGCCGTGCTGTTACCGGAATGGCAATCGTGAAGGTCTGCCTGATCCTTGCGCTTCCAGACCGGCGTCCGGGCTGTCTGGCGCATCAGGCGGCGTACTTTGTAGCACCGCGTGTGCCAGCCTCAAGAATGGTCGAGTTGAATCATTGAGTTCCGTTGCATGGAAGCCTGTTTTCACCTCCCTCACACTGCGCAAGCCGTAAAATAATTCGATAATATTTGAAGTATTGAATTTTTCGCGCTATGATAATTCAATATTTTTTGAATTATGAAAGAGTTCCCATGGATAGCAAAGAGGTTTTAGCCGCGCTCTCGGCCATTGCGCAGGAAAGCCGGCTGGGCATTTTTCGGCTGTTGGTACAGGTCGTGCCCGATGGAATGGCCGCCACCAAGATCGCCGAGCAGCTCGATATCGCACCATCATCGCTGTCGTTTCACTTGAAGGAACTGACGCACGCCAAGCTGATCACCTCGCGCAGCGAAGGCCGTTTCGTCATCTATTCGGCCGATATCGCGGTCATGAACGGCGTGATCGGCTATCTGACCGAAAACTGTTGCGGTGGTGTTCCTTGCGGCGCAGGCAGCTGCGACACCCAGCAATCGCCTGCCTGAACCGGAGAACTCCCATGCAAGACAAAGTCTGTAACGTGCTGTTCCTCTGCACCGGCAATTCGTGCCGCTCCATCCTCTCCGAAGCCACCTTCAACCATCTGGCGCCGGTCGGCTTCAAAGCGATCAGCGCCGGCAGCCAGCCGGCCGGCCAACTGCATCCACGTGCCGTCGCGCTGCTGCAGAGCAAGGGGATTGCCACCGAGGGCTACTACAGCAAGTCGTGGGACGATCTGCCGGTGACGCCGGACATTGTCGTCACCGTCTGCGCCAGCGCCGCCGGCGAAGCTTGCCCGGCTTACCTGGGCCCGGTGTTGCGCACGCACTGGGGCGTCGACGATCCCGGTCATGTGGTGGGCAGCGAGGAGGAGATCCTTGCCGCGTTCGAACAGACCTACCGCATCATCCGCGGGCGCATTGACGCCTTCCTGGCCTTGCCGCTGGCCGAGCTGGTCAACGACAGGCCCGGATTGAAAGCCGAACTCGACAAAATAGGTACCATCCTGGCCTGAGCCGGACATCACGCTTTTGACAACGACAAGGACCAGCCGTGCTGATCGCCTTTCTGATTTTTCTCGCCACCCTGATTCTCGTCATCTGGCAACCGCGCGGCCTGGGTATCGGCTGGAGTGCCGCCGCCGGCGCGATCGTCGCGTTGCTGGCCGGCGTGATCCATGTCGCCGATATTCCCGTGGTCTGGCACATTGTCTGGAACGCCACCGGCACCTTCGTGGCCGTGATCATCATCAGCCTGTTGCTGGACAAGGCCGGTTTCTTTGAATGGGCGGCGCTGCATGTCGCGCGCTTGGGCCGCGGCAGCGGCAAACGCCTGTTCGTGATGCTGGTCCTGCTGGGCGCCGCGGTGGCGGCCTTGTTCGCCAATGACGGCGCAGCGCTGATCCTGACACCGATCGTGATCGCCATGCTGCGGGCGCTGCGCTTTTCGGCCAGGGCCACACTTGCGTTCGTGATGGCGGCCGGCTTTATCGCCGACACAGCCAGCCTGCCACTGGTGGTGTCGAACCTGGTCAATATCGTCTCGGCCGATTATTTCAATATCGGCTTCGCGCGCTATTCCGCCGTGATGGTACCGGTGAACCTGGTGGCCGTTGCCGCGAGCCTGGGGGCCCTGATGTGGTTCTTCCGCAAGGATATTCCGGCTAACTACGACCTGGCTCAGTTGAAGGCGGCTGGCGAGGCGATCCATGACCGTGCCACGTTTGTCACCGGCTGGTGGGTACTGGGCTTGCTGCTGGTGGGCTTTTTCTGGCTGGAGGCGCAAGGCGTGCCGATCAGCGCCGTCGCGGCGGTGGGCGCCGCGCTGCTGCTGGCGGTGGCCGCACGCGGCCATCGCATTTCGACCCGTGAAGTGCTGCGCAACGCGCCCTGGCAGGTGGTGGTGTTCTCGCTCGGCATGTACCTGGTGGTCTACGGCTTGCGCAATGCCGGCCTGACCGACTACCTGACCGGCGTGCTCAATACCTGCGCGACCCATGGCGTATGGGGCGCCGCGCTGGGTACGGGTTTTATCACCGCGCTCTTGTCGTC is a window of Janthinobacterium sp. J1-1 DNA encoding:
- a CDS encoding zinc-dependent alcohol dehydrogenase family protein is translated as MTGSMLAMQWPGAGRDLQAVSLPIPACGAHEVLLRVLACGICRTDLHIVDAELAPHRVPLIPGHEIVGELVHAGSHVNRFKVGERLGVPWLGGTCGRCRYCRASRENLCDRPFFTGYDRDGGYAQYALADARYCFAIPPRYDDAHAAPLLCAGLIGYRAYLMAGDGRRLGLYGFGAAAHLLAQVALAQGREVYAFTRPGDSRTQRFAQSLGVTWAGDSDAAAPVPLDAAIIFAPLGTLVPTALAACVKGGTVVCAGIHMSAIPSFPYALLWQERCLRSVANLCRADGEAFLALAASLPLQTTVSTFPLREANRALAMLRGGGLDGAAVLLPEWQS
- a CDS encoding metalloregulator ArsR/SmtB family transcription factor gives rise to the protein MDSKEVLAALSAIAQESRLGIFRLLVQVVPDGMAATKIAEQLDIAPSSLSFHLKELTHAKLITSRSEGRFVIYSADIAVMNGVIGYLTENCCGGVPCGAGSCDTQQSPA
- a CDS encoding arsenate reductase ArsC, which encodes MQDKVCNVLFLCTGNSCRSILSEATFNHLAPVGFKAISAGSQPAGQLHPRAVALLQSKGIATEGYYSKSWDDLPVTPDIVVTVCASAAGEACPAYLGPVLRTHWGVDDPGHVVGSEEEILAAFEQTYRIIRGRIDAFLALPLAELVNDRPGLKAELDKIGTILA
- a CDS encoding arsenic transporter produces the protein MLIAFLIFLATLILVIWQPRGLGIGWSAAAGAIVALLAGVIHVADIPVVWHIVWNATGTFVAVIIISLLLDKAGFFEWAALHVARLGRGSGKRLFVMLVLLGAAVAALFANDGAALILTPIVIAMLRALRFSARATLAFVMAAGFIADTASLPLVVSNLVNIVSADYFNIGFARYSAVMVPVNLVAVAASLGALMWFFRKDIPANYDLAQLKAAGEAIHDRATFVTGWWVLGLLLVGFFWLEAQGVPISAVAAVGAALLLAVAARGHRISTREVLRNAPWQVVVFSLGMYLVVYGLRNAGLTDYLTGVLNTCATHGVWGAALGTGFITALLSSIMNNMPTVLIGALSIDATTSQGVVREAMIYANIIGSDLGPKITPIGSLATLLWLHVLSNKGIQISWGYYFRVGIVLTLPVLLITLAALAVRLA